The following coding sequences are from one Neurospora crassa OR74A linkage group I, whole genome shotgun sequence window:
- a CDS encoding rho GTPase activator, translating to MARKGVPQPLTLAESGTLGKETSPRLGDTTQQQQQHHHQQTPSSSAVSATGSGGGSLASGRSTPQASRSPRSPRSPFKIGPQKVESPGEPPRTSSPPTEQPVEAVAISQDQRYQRQKSPDLPPEDHSRVTTSTPVPSQSSDHRGHKHSRNDEDKSSKSSFFFSFGKSSRLSERAISPQLLEPQTEGMSRETEPSIHSGSNANHKLLDPSYNEYPSQRKSPTLPGKSEVSLISSTEYETANNNRRSKPNPFTLIGRTRSHKEKEKENHQYFREPVYAPARAGEPDKVYATSAPRTAPIQSQEHTFRDMMVSGPRGHSAERAGGSKHFDGINRNQSLSLKEAGGSLFNGLKESRAAGFLSKKLFGGSKEDKFAPKEPVIDDEHYVLKVINLPLVEQTRLTRISKRLEDSRDKTEFWMPAFPWRAIDYLNYKGSDVEGLYRVPGSGPQIKKWQRKFDEELDVDLFEQPDLYDINIIGSMLKAWLRELPDELFPKAAQERVAKECAGAEKVPELLREELSNLSPFKYYLLFAITCHLSLLLAHSDKNKMDFRNLCICFQPCMKIDAFCFKFLVCDWRDCWKGCKNEAKYIEEEYALFDQPPPRSYRSKRETELREREEKEDRERAIHRDREREQRTQSQIQASYQQQGGQVIPPAHRNGNAQQSPAPPQQVQRLRKKNTAQETTQTAVVDTGSTVSTTITLVSDRDTSHGRGTNHPNQRQLQPGELPALSPIKPLSPMGF from the exons ATGGCCCGAAAAGGCGTACCGCAACCGCTTACGCTGGCAGAATCCGGAACTCTTGGAAAGGAAACCTCTCCGCGCCTTGGTGACaccacccaacaacaacaacaacaccaccaccaacaaacccccagcagcagcgccgTCAGTGCCACCGGtagcggtggtggtagttTGGCCAGCGGCCGCTCGACTCCGCAGGCCTCGCGATCGCCGAGGTCCCCACGTTCCCCTTTCAAGATCGGCCCTCAAAAGGTAGAATCCCCCGGGGAGCCACCGAGAACCTCGTCACCCCCAACCGAGCAACCCGTCGAAGCCGTCGCCATTTCCCAAGACCAACGGTATCAAAGGCAGAAATCCCCAGACCTCCCGCCCGAGGACCATTCACGCGTCACCACCTCCACGCCGGTACCGTCGCAATCGTCCGATCATCGGGGCCACAAACATAGCCGAAACGACGAGGACAAGTCATCCAAATCGAGTTTCTTTTTCAGCTTTGGAAAATCGAGCAGGTTGTCAGAACGCGCAATTTCTCCTCAGCTCTTGGAACCACAAACAGAAGGTATGTCGAGGGAGACcgaaccatccatccattcaggGTCAAATGCCAATCACAAGCTTCTAG ATCCGTCATATAACGAATACCCATCGCAAAGGAAGAGCCCAACGCTGCCCGGCAAGTCTGAAGTATCTCTAATCTCATCCACCGAATACGAAACAGCAAACAATAACCGAAGGAGCAAACCCAATCCATTTACCCTGATAGGTCGCACAAGATCgcacaaggagaaggagaaggaaaatcATCAATATTTTCGAGAACCCGTGTACGCGCCCGCGAGAGCTGGCGAGCCCGACAAGGTGTACGCGACATCAGCACCGAGAACTGCACCAATACAATCACAAGAGCACACATTTCGCGACATGATGGTGTCCGGACCAAGAGGCCATTCGGCGGAGAGGGCGGGAGGAAGCAAGCACTTTGACGGCATAAACAGGAATCAGTCCCTGTCGCTCAAGGAGGCAGGCGGATCGCTGTTTAACGGACTAAAAGAAAGTAGGGCCGCCGGCTTTCTCAGCAAGAAGTTATTTGGAGGTTCAAAGGAAGACAAGTTCGCACCAAAGGAACCGGTAATAGACGACGAGCATTACGTTCTCAAGGTGATCAACCTACCGCTCGTTGAGCAGACGCGGTTAACTCGAATATCGAAAAGGCTGGAGGATTCACGCGACAAGACAGAGTTTTGGATGCCGGCATTTCCCTGGAGAGCGATCGACTATCTCAACTACAAGGGCAGCGATGTTGAAGGGTTATATCGAGTTCCTGGCAGTGGACCGCAAATCAAAAAGTGGCAGCGGAAATTTGACGAAG AGCTCGATGTGGACCTTTTCGAACAACCAGATTTGTACGACATCAACATTATCGGCTCAATGTTAAAGGCATGGCTCCGCGAACTACCCGACGAACTATTCCCCAAAGCAGCCCAGGAAAGAGTGGCCAAGGAATGCGCGGGGGCAGAGAAAGTGCCCGAGTTACTTAGAGAAGAGCTCTCCAACCTTTCGCCCTTCAAGTACTACCTACTCTTCGCCATTACATGTCACCTCAGCCTGCTGCTCGCCCACTCGGATAAGAACAAGATGGATTTCCGGAATCTCTGCATTTGCTTCCAGCCATGCATGAAGATCGATGCCTTTTGTTTCAAGTTTCTGGTATGCGACTGGAGGGACTGCTGGAAGGGATGCAAGAACGAAGCCAAGTACATCGAGGAGGAGTATGCGCTATTCGACCAACCGCCACCCAGGAGCTACAGGAGTAAACGGGAGACGGAGTTGAGAGAAAGGGAGGAAAAAGAGGACCGGGAAAGGGCAATACACCGAGATCGAGAAAGGGAACAAAGAACTCAGTCTCAGATTCAGGCGTCTTATCAACAACAGGGGGGTCAGGTCATTCCTCCAGCCCACCGCAACGGAAATGCGCAACAgtcgccagcaccaccacagcAGGTTCAGCGACTAAGGAAAAAGAACACGGCGCAAGAAACAACACAAACAGCGGTGGTCGACACGGGCTCAACAGTATCGACGACCATCACGCTGGTCAGTGATCGAGACACGTCACATGGGCGAGGAACAAATCATCCGAATCAGAGACAACTACAACCGGGTGAGCTACCGGCTCTTTCGCCCATAAAACCACTGTCGCCGATGGGGTTTTAG
- a CDS encoding geranylgeranyltransferase beta subunit: protein MQPNPIQASTHRTTHKTLKFSNMTQSFTSLPQELQLATSAHVKYIQSLDSRKDEYDYWLTEHLRLNGLYWGLTALHLLGHPEALPRAETIDFVLSCQHENGGFGAAPGHDAHMLSTVSAVQILAMVDAFDDLETRGRGKAQVGKYIASLQNRQTGTFAGDEWGEEDTRFLYGAFNALSLLGLLHLVDVDKAVDHIAACANFDGGYGVSPGAESHSGQIFTCVAALTIAGRKELIDVDRLGRWLSERQIAGGGLNGRPEKKEDVCYSWWVLSSLEMIGKTHWIDKAKLTSFILSSQDTDKGGISDRPGDMVDVWHTCFGIAGLSLLDYPGLEPVDEVYCMPKSTIKRVLGR from the exons ATGCAGCCTAATCCCATCCAAGCTTCCACCCACCGCACCACACATAAAACCCTCAAATTCTCCAACATGACACAAAGCTTCACCTCTCTCCCGCAAGAGCTGCAGCTCGCAACCTCTGCCCACGTCAAGTACATCCAGAGTCTCGACTCCCGAAAGGACGAATATGACTACTGGTTGACGGAGCATCTGCGTCTCAATGGCCTCTACTGGGGCTTGACCGCTCTGCACCTCCTCGGCCACCCCGAGGCTCTCCCGCGCGCTGAGACCATCGACTTTGTGCTATCATGCCAGCACGAGAACGGCGGCTTCGGAGCGGCACCCGGCCATGATGCCCACATGCTGTCCACCGTCAGTGCCGTGCAGATCCTCGCCATGGTCGACGCCTTTGATGACCTCGAGACGCGTGGCCGGGGCAAGGCACAGGTCGGAAAGT ATATTGCCAGCCTCCAGAACCGCCAGACCGGCACGTTTGCGGGTGATGAGTGGGGTGAGGAAGACACTCGCTTCCTTTACGGCGCCTTCAAtgccctttctcttcttggcctccttcaCCTTGTCGATGTTGACAAGGCCGTTGACCACATTGCTGCGTGCGCCAACTTTGACGGCGGCTACGGTGTCAGCCCTGGTGCCGAGTCCCACTCTGGTCAGATCTTCACGTGCGTCGCTGCCCTCACCATTGCTGGCCGCAAGGAGCTCATTGACGTTGATCGCCTGGGCCGCTGGTTGAGTGAGAGGCAGATCGCTGGCGGCGGCTTGAACGGTCGTccggaaaagaaggaggacgtGTGCTATAGCTGGTGGGTGCTGAGCAGTCTGGAAATGATTGGCAAGACGCACTGGATCGACAAGGCGAAGCTCACCAGCTTCATCCTGAGCTCGCAAGACACGGACAAGGGTGGCATCTCGGACAGGCCTGGCGACATGGTGGATGTCTGGCACACCTGCTTTGGTATTGCGGGTCTGAGTTTGCTGGACTATCCGGGCTTGGAGCCGGTTGACGAGGTGTATTGCATGCCCAAGTCGACCATCAAGCGTGTCCTGGGTCGTTAA
- a CDS encoding fumarylacetoacetate hydrolase translates to MASFTRLVRFLARDGRTYYGDALLPQGVSDIRAAKQARLITGDIFGSYTVTDQVADIRLLLSPLAPEDVRTIRCLGLNYEQHAREANMPIPTFPVLFYKPVTSLSGPTDPIPISRMAQEGEGLDYECELVAIIGKRCRDVSEDQALDYVLGYAVGNDVSHRDWQIKRGGGQWSLGKGFDGWAPFGPGIVSKDLIKDPQTLKISTKLNGKTVQESSTADMIFSVKKTIAFLSRGTTLLPGDVIWTGTPQGVGMGRKPQLWLKNGDVVEVELEKVGTCKNKVEFEASGPASKL, encoded by the exons ATGGCCTCCTTCACT CGCCTTGTCCGCTTCCTCGCCCGCGACGGCCGCACCTACTACGGCGacgccctcctcccccaggGTGTCTCCGACATCCGGGCCGCCAAGCAAGCCCGCCTCATCACCGGCGACATCTTTGGCTCCTACACGGTAACCGACCAAGTGGCCGACATCCGCCTCCTCTTGTCCCCCCTGGCCCCCGAGGACGTCCGCACCATCCGCTGCCTGGGTCTCAACTACGAGCAACACGCCCGTGAAGCCAACATGCCCATCCCCACCTTCCCCGTCCTCTTCTACAAGCCCGTCACCTCGCTCTCGGGCCCCACCGaccccatccccatctccCGCATGGCGCAGGAGGGCGAAGGCCTGGACTACGAGTGTGAGCTGGTCGCCATCATTGGCAAGCGCTGCCGCGACGTGTCAGAGGACCAGGCGCTCGATTACGTCCTGGGCTATGCCGTCGGTAACGACGTCAGCCATCGGGATTGGCAGATCAAGCGCGGTGGTGGGCAATGGTCCCTCGGAAAGGGGTTCGATGGGTGGGCGCCGTTTGGTCCGGGTATCGTCAGCAAGGACTTGATCAAAGATCCGCAGACGCTCAAGATTAGCACAAAGTTGAACGGTAAGACGGTGCAGGAGAGCAGCACGGCGGACATGATCTTCTCGGTCAAGAAGACGATTGCCTTTTTGAGCCGGGGGACGACATTGTTGCCGGGTGATGTCATTTGGACTGGAAC TCCTCAGGGTGTCGGTATGGGCCGCAAGCCCCAGCTTTGGCTCAAgaatggtgatgttgtcgagGTGGAACTCGAGAAGGTCGGCACTTGCAAGAACAAGGTCGAGTTTGAGGCTTCTGGGCCCGCTTCCAAGCTCTAA
- a CDS encoding fumarylacetoacetate hydrolase, variant translates to MPIPTFPVLFYKPVTSLSGPTDPIPISRMAQEGEGLDYECELVAIIGKRCRDVSEDQALDYVLGYAVGNDVSHRDWQIKRGGGQWSLGKGFDGWAPFGPGIVSKDLIKDPQTLKISTKLNGKTVQESSTADMIFSVKKTIAFLSRGTTLLPGDVIWTGTPQGVGMGRKPQLWLKNGDVVEVELEKVGTCKNKVEFEASGPASKL, encoded by the exons ATGCCCATCCCCACCTTCCCCGTCCTCTTCTACAAGCCCGTCACCTCGCTCTCGGGCCCCACCGaccccatccccatctccCGCATGGCGCAGGAGGGCGAAGGCCTGGACTACGAGTGTGAGCTGGTCGCCATCATTGGCAAGCGCTGCCGCGACGTGTCAGAGGACCAGGCGCTCGATTACGTCCTGGGCTATGCCGTCGGTAACGACGTCAGCCATCGGGATTGGCAGATCAAGCGCGGTGGTGGGCAATGGTCCCTCGGAAAGGGGTTCGATGGGTGGGCGCCGTTTGGTCCGGGTATCGTCAGCAAGGACTTGATCAAAGATCCGCAGACGCTCAAGATTAGCACAAAGTTGAACGGTAAGACGGTGCAGGAGAGCAGCACGGCGGACATGATCTTCTCGGTCAAGAAGACGATTGCCTTTTTGAGCCGGGGGACGACATTGTTGCCGGGTGATGTCATTTGGACTGGAAC TCCTCAGGGTGTCGGTATGGGCCGCAAGCCCCAGCTTTGGCTCAAgaatggtgatgttgtcgagGTGGAACTCGAGAAGGTCGGCACTTGCAAGAACAAGGTCGAGTTTGAGGCTTCTGGGCCCGCTTCCAAGCTCTAA